Proteins encoded in a region of the Malaciobacter mytili LMG 24559 genome:
- a CDS encoding ABC transporter substrate-binding protein, with the protein MTRILLVIISILILFYLLFKDKEYTTKEILLGGSIPKTSVIKEWGEAVSTGANSYFNYANDNKLLKDKKIHYILYDDKYEPKLTKENTKKLLNQDNVFALFGFVGTPTVKNILPLIVEKDIPFISAFTGANFLRKEEQKNFINLRSSYEEEIEELIKYLHYNKKISKFAVFYQNDDYGEEGYVSVIKSLEKRKLKLIAEGSYKRNTLSISHAFNEIKNAKPEAIIMIGANKANALFIKKAKENSKFKDTLFCNISFGDANAMIDELGEDTKNLIFSQVVPNYQDTSIPVIKEYYEITNKYYKNFKPGFISLEAYLSAKLVVNALKNVNGSLTREKFLKELEKLPKNTLEGLNIEFKNRQFLNTVYLFTYENNMFKEIKR; encoded by the coding sequence ATGACAAGAATACTATTAGTTATCATATCTATTTTAATATTATTTTACCTTCTTTTTAAAGATAAGGAATACACAACTAAGGAGATTTTACTTGGTGGTTCTATTCCTAAAACTAGCGTAATTAAAGAGTGGGGAGAAGCTGTAAGTACAGGCGCAAATTCTTATTTTAATTATGCAAATGATAATAAACTACTTAAAGATAAAAAGATACATTATATTTTATATGATGATAAATATGAGCCTAAATTAACAAAAGAGAATACAAAAAAATTACTTAATCAAGATAATGTATTTGCACTTTTTGGATTTGTTGGTACTCCCACAGTTAAAAATATTTTACCATTGATTGTAGAAAAAGATATACCTTTTATTTCAGCTTTTACAGGAGCTAATTTTTTAAGAAAAGAAGAACAAAAAAACTTTATAAATTTACGAAGTTCTTATGAAGAAGAGATTGAAGAACTTATAAAATATTTACATTATAATAAAAAAATATCAAAATTTGCAGTTTTTTATCAAAATGATGATTATGGAGAAGAAGGGTATGTTTCTGTAATTAAATCTTTGGAAAAAAGAAAATTAAAACTAATTGCAGAAGGAAGTTATAAAAGAAATACTCTTTCAATTAGTCATGCTTTTAATGAAATTAAAAATGCTAAACCAGAAGCAATTATAATGATAGGAGCAAATAAAGCAAATGCTTTATTTATAAAAAAAGCTAAAGAAAATTCTAAATTTAAAGATACTTTATTTTGTAATATTTCATTTGGTGATGCAAATGCTATGATTGATGAATTAGGAGAAGATACTAAAAATCTTATTTTTTCACAAGTTGTTCCAAACTATCAAGATACTTCAATTCCTGTTATTAAAGAATATTATGAAATAACAAATAAATATTATAAAAACTTTAAACCTGGATTTATTTCTTTAGAAGCATATCTTTCTGCAAAATTGGTTGTAAATGCTTTAAAAAATGTAAATGGTTCTTTAACTAGAGAAAAGTTTTTAAAAGAGTTAGAAAAACTTCCTAAAAATACTTTAGAAGGTTTAAATATTGAATTTAAGAATAGACAATTTTTAAATACTGTGTATTTATTTACATATGAAAATAATATGTTTAAAGAGATAAAAAGATAA
- a CDS encoding 4Fe-4S binding protein yields MQEFVYYNPVGLDFPLDEAIYVTSNIEETKDANFLISNSTEIDCEVSADEIDFYIKNSLDPISKKIENVYKLYEIAALKFDLAQDITYTQNIGNKVLLIANSDDAKSFISNINPNEFDLFQIDESIIKSISGHIGNLCVVVDDEGKDVILKVDQIVWFDIKELGLKQSGSFDPTKSSINEVIQTLRKNIDEYEYRKFTTYDSNICQYHERREEVCGRCEEVCPTTAIIKIDSKKHLEFSQIDCHGCGGCISICPSGALDYAPISRNSIFEMAKEFRDFIPLIIPNKMNISSVNVPLKENVLPFKIEGEKFLHETSFLTILQESGSQLIFFTDFLSKGSKDAIRILNEIYTKKYGKKAIFVAMNEEELKEALQEVDFIEKSKFSYNQEDERKRETFAVRLSALVGQEDLGVVKTGEHLHYGKVNINEDKCTLCLACVGACNVDALKAYPEDNTLRLNPSICTACGYCELSCPEKDCLTIQQDIIELNPSWFLQRVVAKDELFACVECGKEFATKKAVEKIANIMGPIFANNPAKQRTLYCCENCKPKVMLSADISKNQLV; encoded by the coding sequence ATGCAAGAATTTGTATATTATAATCCAGTTGGATTAGATTTCCCTTTAGATGAAGCTATATATGTAACTTCAAATATCGAGGAAACAAAAGATGCAAACTTTCTAATTTCAAATAGTACTGAAATTGATTGTGAAGTAAGTGCTGATGAAATAGATTTTTATATAAAAAATAGTTTAGATCCCATCTCAAAAAAAATAGAAAATGTTTATAAACTTTATGAAATAGCTGCTTTAAAATTTGACCTAGCCCAAGATATAACTTATACACAAAATATTGGTAACAAAGTTTTATTAATTGCAAATAGTGATGATGCAAAAAGTTTTATATCAAATATAAATCCAAATGAATTTGATTTATTTCAAATAGATGAAAGTATTATCAAGTCAATTTCTGGACATATTGGTAACTTATGTGTAGTGGTTGATGATGAAGGAAAAGATGTAATTTTAAAAGTTGATCAAATTGTATGGTTTGATATAAAAGAGTTAGGTTTAAAGCAAAGTGGTAGCTTTGATCCAACAAAATCTTCAATAAATGAAGTAATTCAAACACTTAGAAAAAATATAGATGAATATGAATATAGAAAGTTTACTACATATGATTCAAATATCTGTCAATATCATGAAAGAAGAGAAGAAGTTTGTGGAAGATGTGAAGAGGTTTGTCCTACAACTGCAATTATAAAAATTGATTCTAAAAAACATTTAGAATTCTCTCAAATTGATTGCCATGGCTGTGGTGGATGTATCTCTATTTGTCCTTCTGGTGCCTTGGATTATGCTCCTATTAGTAGAAACTCTATTTTTGAAATGGCAAAAGAGTTTAGAGATTTTATTCCTTTAATAATTCCTAATAAAATGAATATTTCTTCTGTAAATGTTCCTTTAAAAGAAAATGTATTACCTTTTAAAATTGAAGGAGAAAAGTTTTTACATGAAACTTCTTTTTTAACAATTTTACAAGAGAGTGGTTCTCAACTAATATTTTTTACTGATTTCCTATCAAAAGGTAGTAAAGATGCAATTAGAATTTTAAATGAAATTTATACTAAAAAATATGGTAAAAAAGCTATTTTTGTTGCTATGAATGAAGAAGAACTAAAAGAAGCTTTACAAGAAGTTGATTTTATTGAGAAATCAAAATTTTCTTATAATCAAGAAGATGAAAGAAAAAGAGAAACTTTTGCAGTAAGACTTTCTGCTTTAGTAGGACAAGAGGATTTAGGTGTAGTTAAAACAGGTGAACATTTACATTATGGAAAAGTTAATATCAATGAAGATAAATGTACTTTATGTTTAGCTTGTGTTGGTGCTTGTAATGTAGATGCTTTAAAAGCATACCCAGAAGATAATACATTAAGATTAAACCCTTCTATTTGTACAGCCTGTGGATACTGTGAACTTTCATGTCCAGAAAAGGACTGTTTAACAATACAACAAGATATTATTGAATTAAATCCAAGTTGGTTTTTACAAAGAGTTGTTGCAAAAGATGAATTATTTGCATGTGTAGAGTGTGGAAAAGAGTTCGCAACTAAAAAAGCTGTTGAAAAAATCGCAAATATAATGGGACCAATTTTTGCAAATAATCCTGCAAAACAAAGAACTTTATATTGTTGTGAAAACTGTAAACCAAAAGTAATGCTAAGCGCAGATATATCAAAGAATCAATTAGTATGA
- a CDS encoding TorD/DmsD family molecular chaperone: MKNININKVRAIYYGLFSSLFSYIENEEEYENIVKTLEFLSLTPIDEYSNEAFININNYLKEEGFSILKEENNDLFFSPSTTFIPVTASFYTEDRDDGQKRVEMTNLVLKSKFRKDSKSFKEAEDHICFIFAFLQKLIQEDFSVENRLAYEVFSSILNEMIDEFINNIYSHENSRFYKNIAILLKVFIELERSFYNIKDSKNSKNRKQPELFHQKKKEFKQRAKRNFDEVTTL; this comes from the coding sequence ATGAAAAATATAAATATAAATAAAGTAAGAGCAATCTATTATGGATTGTTTTCTTCTTTATTTTCATATATTGAAAATGAAGAAGAGTATGAAAATATAGTAAAAACTTTAGAGTTTTTAAGTTTAACTCCAATTGATGAGTATAGTAATGAGGCTTTTATTAATATAAATAATTATCTAAAAGAAGAAGGTTTTAGTATTTTAAAAGAAGAAAATAATGATTTATTTTTTAGTCCAAGCACTACCTTTATTCCAGTAACTGCTTCTTTTTACACAGAAGATAGAGATGATGGACAAAAAAGAGTTGAAATGACAAATTTAGTTTTAAAATCAAAATTTAGAAAAGACTCAAAAAGTTTTAAAGAAGCAGAAGATCATATTTGTTTTATTTTTGCTTTTTTGCAAAAGTTAATTCAAGAGGATTTTAGTGTTGAAAATAGACTGGCTTATGAAGTTTTTTCTTCAATTTTAAATGAAATGATTGATGAATTTATTAATAATATTTATTCCCATGAAAATAGCCGATTTTATAAAAATATTGCCATTCTTTTAAAAGTTTTTATTGAATTAGAAAGGTCTTTTTATAATATAAAAGATAGCAAAAATAGTAAAAATAGAAAGCAACCAGAACTATTTCACCAAAAGAAAAAAGAGTTTAAACAAAGAGCAAAAAGAAATTTTGACGAAGTTACAACACTGTAA
- a CDS encoding twin-arginine translocation signal domain-containing protein, with product MKENRRSFIKKTLSASALVAAGSSVALASSNTKNSSSSGVVVGKSPKKEILYKETKEWEAFYKASY from the coding sequence ATGAAAGAAAATAGAAGGAGTTTTATTAAAAAAACTCTAAGTGCAAGTGCTTTGGTTGCAGCAGGTAGTAGCGTTGCTTTAGCAAGTAGCAATACTAAAAATAGTAGTTCAAGTGGTGTTGTTGTAGGAAAATCTCCTAAAAAAGAGATTTTATACAAAGAGACAAAAGAATGGGAAGCTTTTTATAAAGCAAGTTATTAA